A single region of the Rhipicephalus microplus isolate Deutch F79 chromosome 10, USDA_Rmic, whole genome shotgun sequence genome encodes:
- the LOC119180596 gene encoding inactive selenide, water dikinase-like protein — MDSSVVPLGDSGFSLVQTIDYFYPSVEDPYIAGKIACANVLSDLYALGVTRCDNMLMVMAVSTKLTEKQRDIVVPLLIKGIKDLAEEAGTKVTGGQTVLNPWPMIGGVASAVCREADIISPDNAQAGDVLVLTKPLGTQVAVNAHQWLEKPERRAQLDKAGISEEDVQRVYFRAMDCMARLNLTGAHLMHKHGCHGATDVTGFGLLGHAQNLVQVQQRSVGFVIHTLPIIAKVPALLAATGTSFKLMQGYSAETSGGLLMCLPKEKAQAYCEEIERLEGYPAWIIGDVVEGERVARLTDSPRVIEVPSADKESELW; from the exons ATGGATTCCAGTGTTGTACCTCTTGGAGACTCTGGCTTTTCCTTGGTTCAAACTATCGATTACTTCTATCCATCTGTTGAAGATCCTTACATAGCT GGCAAGATAGCGTGCGCCAATGTACTGTCTGACCTTTATGCTCTCGGAGTGACTCGATGTGATAACATGCTGATGGTGATGGCTGTCAGCACCAAGCTTACTGAAAAACAGAGGGACATTGTCGTGCCCCTTCTCATCAAAGGAATCAAG GACTTGGCTGAAGAAGCTGGCACCAAAGTCACGGGAGGTCAGACGGTGCTGAACCCGTGGCCCATGATAGGTGGTGTCGCATCGGCAGTTTGTAGAGAGGCTGATATCATTTC GCCGGACAATGCTCAAGCGGGAGACGTGTTGGTGTTGACAAAACCTCTGGGCACTCAGGTGGCTGTGAATGCTCACCAGTGGCTTGAGAAGCCGGAGCGCCGTGCTCAACTCGATAAGGCTGGCATCAGCGAGGAAGACGTTCAAAGAGTCTACTTCCGAGCTATGGACTGCATGGCACGCCTCAACCTTACTG GGGCACACCTGATGCACAAACATGGGTGCCACGGGGCTACGGACGTCACGGGCTTCGGGTTGCTTGGCCATGCACAGAACTTGGTTCAAGTGCAGCAGCGTTCAGTGGGCTTTGTGATCCACACATTGCCGATCATTGCCAAGGTCCCCGCCCTGTTGGCTGCCACGGGCACCTCGTTCAAGCTCATGCAGGGATACTCGGCCGAGACGTCGG GTGGACTGCTGATGTGCCTACCAAAAGAGAAGGCTCAGGCGTACTGTGAAGAAATCGAGCGGCTTGAGGGCTACCCGGCTTGGATAATTGGCGATGTTGTCGAAGGGGAACGAGTGGCGAGGCTAACAGACTCCCCACGTGTGATCGAAGTGCCTTCAGCTGACAAAGAATCTGAACTTTGGTAG
- the LOC142774200 gene encoding oviduct-specific glycoprotein-like isoform X1, whose amino-acid sequence MKKARLLTLVSVHMKWGPSYDVEALHGLSDLLIVHAYSKEDSPKTAVPPIIFKEDLVEACEAFLGELRSRQRVALALPLFGYAYRLRNSARYELRAAVRGPAPPGPYTDERGLLAYFEICLEFSSDLWVSLYDKEADCKIAVNRDKGQWIGYDNKATILNKVLFAKRMRMGGIAVVTVDMDDYNGDCGQRNVLLGQLHNALNELDRPIRRLPANLSLPPLPATTARAGLYQTDHGRQARTTRPDGRRQA is encoded by the exons ATGAAGAAGGCCCGCCTGCTGACACTAGTGAGCGTTCACATGAAGTGGGGTCCCTCGTACGACGTGGAAGCCTTGCACGG CTTAAGCGACCTGCTGATTGTGCACGCCTACTCCAAGGAGGACTCGCCCAAGACCGCTGTCCCGCCGATCATCTTCAAGGAAGACCTG GTGGAGGCGTGCGAGGCGTTCCTCGGAGAGCTGCGCTCTCGACAGCGGGTGGCCCTGGCGTTGCCGCTGTTCGGCTACGCCTATCGGCTGCGAAACAGCGCGCGTTACGAGCTACGCGCCGCCGTTAGGGGTCCCGCGCCACCGGGACCGTACACCGACGAGCGAGGGCTACTCGCCTATTTCGAG ATCTGCCTGGAGTTCAGCTCCGACCTGTGGGTGTCCCTGTACGACAAGGAAGCCGACTGCAAGATCGCTGTCAACAGGGACAAGGGACAGTGGATCGGATACGACAACAAGGCCACCATTCTCAACAAG GTGCTGTTCGCCAAGCGAATGCGCATGGGTGGCATTGCCGTGGTGACCGTCGACATGGACGATTACAACGGCGACTGCGGTCAGCGCAACGTGCTGCTCGGCCAGCTGCACAATGCACTTAACGAGCTTGACCGACCAATCAGGAGACTGCCGGCCAACCTCAGCTTGCCTCCACTGCCGGCCACCACCGCTCGTGCTGGGCTTTATCAAACAGACCATGGAAGACAGGCGAGGACAACTAGGCCTGACGGACGTCGCCAAGCCTAA
- the LOC142774200 gene encoding uncharacterized protein LOC142774200 isoform X2, producing MKKARLLTLVSVHMKWGPSYDVEALHGLSDLLIVHAYSKEDSPKTAVPPIIFKEDLICLEFSSDLWVSLYDKEADCKIAVNRDKGQWIGYDNKATILNKVLFAKRMRMGGIAVVTVDMDDYNGDCGQRNVLLGQLHNALNELDRPIRRLPANLSLPPLPATTARAGLYQTDHGRQARTTRPDGRRQA from the exons ATGAAGAAGGCCCGCCTGCTGACACTAGTGAGCGTTCACATGAAGTGGGGTCCCTCGTACGACGTGGAAGCCTTGCACGG CTTAAGCGACCTGCTGATTGTGCACGCCTACTCCAAGGAGGACTCGCCCAAGACCGCTGTCCCGCCGATCATCTTCAAGGAAGACCTG ATCTGCCTGGAGTTCAGCTCCGACCTGTGGGTGTCCCTGTACGACAAGGAAGCCGACTGCAAGATCGCTGTCAACAGGGACAAGGGACAGTGGATCGGATACGACAACAAGGCCACCATTCTCAACAAG GTGCTGTTCGCCAAGCGAATGCGCATGGGTGGCATTGCCGTGGTGACCGTCGACATGGACGATTACAACGGCGACTGCGGTCAGCGCAACGTGCTGCTCGGCCAGCTGCACAATGCACTTAACGAGCTTGACCGACCAATCAGGAGACTGCCGGCCAACCTCAGCTTGCCTCCACTGCCGGCCACCACCGCTCGTGCTGGGCTTTATCAAACAGACCATGGAAGACAGGCGAGGACAACTAGGCCTGACGGACGTCGCCAAGCCTAA